In Larimichthys crocea isolate SSNF chromosome XI, L_crocea_2.0, whole genome shotgun sequence, the sequence TAGCTTTGTAGTCCATTAAATGTGTTTAGTCAAGTCAGCTTTACTGTCAGTGCTGCtacatgtacaggacatacagagtatttAAAAATctcgtttccctcttatcccgtgcaaacagcataaacatgacagaatataagtaaataaaaatatatacaagctaaagacatcAGTGTGGtaatatggcacagtgtaatgtaaacagaGTTATcagtagaaatataaatatatgtatggcagtatggacagcattaacagtatttacagtatacacagtgaggtatatcaagaaaagaaatatgtcaCAGTTGGCTGTGCATGTTTCTTAGAGTCTTAAATATATTGTTAAATATATTGTACTCTAAATCAGTTTTAATTACTGGTGTGTTATCCGGTGTGAGGTTTTCACAGTGCTGGCCCGATTGTTTGCGGTGGTTTACCACAGTGTAAGCGGTAATGAAAGCACAAGAGTAGTAGTTACCTTCTGGTTGCTTAGTGTAGGCGTGGGTcatgggaggtgtgtgtgtgtgtgtgtgtgtgtgcgcgctcagCGTCAGCTGTCAAAGACAGAGATTATCAGTGTCAGTCACGCTAAAGGGAATCAGCGTTCCTTCTCGTCCTGTCTCACACATACACGGCACACACACTACCTAATGATGTGCAGACAGATCTTTATGTTcagacacacagctgacatttcttCAGTCTCTACTTCTTCAAGCTGtgtctcagcacacacacacacacacacacggcatgttttctctctggagGAAACTGAAGGGCAGGACCGTCACCATATCTAGACAGGACATGACACTGACAAagttaataattttttttttttgctatcaTTGGTCACTCCATCCATTTTTCCATGACAATAACACCAGACTTTACCTCCCCATCTCACTCCACCTCCGCCTGACGGAAGTGAAGTGATATCCTCGTGTTAAGGAGCTTTGTTGTGGCAAGGAAATGTTTTGGTCCTTTTATAATGATGACTAATGATAATTCCCCTTAgttgtgagcaaaaaaaaaaaaaaagtagacatAGTAAATTTATAGCTGTGaccacaagaaaacaaaaaatagaaatggtgaatatatttaaacattttattccttATCATTTCAgtacaaatgaatgttttctgtGGTTACAAGTTATTTCTACTAGTTATGACCCTGTTTTTGCCGGCTGTTGATGATATTTACTTTTAGGAAACAGTCACCAGATCATACAGCTCTTGTTTGTGCCACTTGGTGGTGATAGTGAACAGTACTTGCCCCAGAGGTATCTTTTTCTATATTCACTGTACagagtattattattacattaggATCAAGCAAAAGCTCAGACCCTTTCATGTGATTGCTACTCATAACTTTGCTAACTGATTAATATGAACTCATTTATAAAAGCGTCCCACAGAGAAGACAGGAGCACTACCTGGGCGTGGAAACTGTCAGAAGTCGGAGGAAGCTTTTCCAGCTGAATTACCTGACAGGAACACAGCAGGGTGAACGCCTTCTTGACTCGTGTGGTATGAGCTTTCAGGCCAGCTGAAAGTGGTAATGTCTCACGAACATGAACAAATCAAGAATGACGGACGTCCTTATGTAACACAAGTGCTGCAGCTTGCATCTGGAAAGGCAGAAAATGATGTTACTGTGTCTTAACTCTTATGAAAGTGAATACACACTTCACTGGGAATAGCTCATTCATGAACAAAAGATGGTGATTATCTGTGGATTGGATtcttattcttgttttattctCCCACAGgatcaaatcaaaacattagAGAAAGCAGCAGTGATTTTCTTGGTCCAAGTTTTCCCGCGCTTGCCATTGCAGCACAAAGAAGCGATGTAGCTTTGCTGACTttaagcaaaataaacaaaaacgtaTTCATCTTGATCTCTTGGCCATTCGCTGGGGTCAACTACGGTAGCTCTCGTCTCACATTTCACAAGGAGAAGCCATCAAATGTTAATGCGCTTGTCTTCACGCTCTGTTTAAATAATGCACCGGTCATAGGTTGCGGCGTCGTATGGAGCCTAAAGTTTGTCATCAAACAGAAACCACATTATGAGTGCAGCGTAAAGTGTGTCAAACACCTCTGCCTTACGCTTTGCTGCGTTCGTGCtcgttgttggtgtgtgtacaGATTGCTCAACTCAGTTTCTGTTCCCACACAGGGTTTAGACATGTGGGTATTTGTTATGAATGAGCAAAGTTAATAAAGCGACTCCTACGACAGGAACCCTAGATATTGTGTGAGTGAACATCGCCTAGATGAAGGTTACTCTTCTTGATTTTTATGCTTGTAGAGGAAATTTGTTGCATTTGACCTTTACTGAAAAAAAGGGGAACTAAGTCCTGTAGAGCTCCATTAGACTGTTTGCACTTTTCACCTGACTGAATCTGCAGTGTAGACAACGTTGCAGATGCGACGTCTGTGGTTAACAAGGCAGTCTCTGCACAGGGCCTTGTGTTTCTCTGGTTAAGCAGTGACGTGCGTGGACCTTCAGCTGCAGAGCCGAGCGAGCGAGGAGGACGGCGATCATCATGTCACAATAAGAGATGAAGATCTGGAGCCGGAAGATgatcaccacacacaccactctaTTAAGTCTCCAACATCCGCGGAGCCTGTTTCCAAAACACCTCGAAGagtgtgctgcagtgtttttaatcGTCTTAGTATTCAAAGCACAAAATACGCGTGTCATCACAGGAAGTTGTGGCTAGTCCCCTTCCTGTTCTTGTGCCTGGGCGTAGCGACAGAGAcgcttcccttcctctctggGGGGGTCacacccctcacacacacactcgctcggTTTCTGATCCTGTACGTCTGTCACCAGTTGGCAGCTGTCACTGTTTGTAAGTGGAGGCAACAGGTGTCTTGTTCAGACAGCGCCGAGCGTAGCAGCATCTGTGGCCAGGCTGTGTGCGCTTGCCGTCGAGTAGGCGAACTGCTTTTTAGCGCGGGGGGTTCATGGAGACCGAGGTAGGCTTTTTTTAcaatgatttgaaatgttttattctgcGTAGACGTAGCGTCTTGAACAAAATATATCACACAGTGCTGTGGTGTTGACATTTTACCAGTTGATACAAGAGCTAATAAATAACATAGATGGTTGAGGGTTTTTTTACaggaaaatgttcttttctgaCAAAACAAGGAAAACGTGTTTTTCTGCATGGCGGCAAAATGCAAAAGTTCCCTTTTGCACATGCTATTGTTGACATTTGAGCAACACATATTGGGTAACAGAGGTCTGCACATTTGCTCAAAGACATCTGCTGCGTCTTTGCTCTGTAGCTACACCAGCGCAGTCTGGGGAAGCGGGATCAGCAGAAATTACAAGGCGTACATGTATACCACTGTCAACAGTGCTATGATAAAGTTTACGGCCTGGTTTTTTTTAGGGTGGACGTTGAATTTGTTCCTGAATCTGCAGATGCTTTGCTGTGGTGGCCTGCACATTGCAACCACACCATATGTACACGTTGATATGAATACTCCTGTAATTATTAATAACACATCGTTGCGTAGAAACAGATAAGGCCAGTGGTTTATAATCAAGAGAGTCTGAAATGCTACACACCCACGTAAAGTCCGATTTCTTTACTGACTTTTAGAAGGCCTGACATTATTTCTCTCAACCCGgctctgttctgtctttttttctttcttttttttttaacaccaggCTGGTATCGTGTCTCCGTTCAAGCGAGTCTTCCTGAaaggagagaaggggagagacaAGAAGGCCCAGGAGAAAGCCACCGAGCGCAGGGCCCTCCACACCTTCTCACTCTCCCAGCCTGACCACCGTATCGACCCCGACATCCTGCTCAATGACTACATCGAGAAGGAAGTCAAAGTAAGTGTGACCAGCAGGGACACGAAGCTCCCtacctacattttaaaatgttgcagtaGGAGGTACTCAGGCTGCACACAGTTCAGTTCTATAGTCAGTAGCTGTTCAAAAATTGaagaattaatttttaaaatggaaaatcatTCCAAATCAATGCAGTTATTTAAGTTATTAAGTAACTAACTTAGTTGTATAACTAACTGAGTTAGTTTAAGTTGCTCAGTGCTGCTCTGAGTTTGCTGCTCTGCTAACGTTGgtctgtgttatgttgtgtgtaGTGTTCATAATATACATTGCGTATGTCTTGTAATAGTAATTATTTagtcattaaatgaaaaaaaaaactaggtACAGATTGTTCGGGTACTGCATCCTCTCACAGTTGATTTCTGCCCTCTTCGTTCTGTCCTAATCACATTATTCATTTGgaaaatcgttttttttttttggcattgaatttattcaaaattctgTTTCACCCACCACaaggtgttgttttttgtacaaCTCTCTCAGTAAAACGTTTGTGCATGTTCTGTCCTGTCCAGTACTTGGGGCAGCTGACATCCGTTCCAGGATACTTGAACCCGTCAAGTCGCACAGAAGTGCTGCAGCTCATCGACACTGCACGGGTAAGTATCTGAGCAAGAGGATTTAACCTGACGTggtatttatgtatttctatCATGCCGTGCATAATTATCCACATTTGGCTGCCTCTGCGATTTCTCAGAAGTCCCATCAGTTGGCAGGCCAGCTGACATCAGAGCAGGATGCAGTGGTGAGCTTGTCGGCATACAACATAAAGCTCGTATGGCGCGACGGAGAGGACATCATCCTAAGAGTGCCCATCCATGATATCGCTGCTGTCTCCTACATCAGGGATGACTCTTTGCACCTCGTGGTGAtcaaaacaggtaaaaaaacatttaaagttccTGTAATTGTTTGACGTTTTGTTGTATTGTCAGATGTAAGATTACAGTAACTTAAGAATCTTGTTCGACAACCGTAGTTGGCAAAAATTCAACAATGATAATTTAAGAATAACCTGATttgactgcgtgtgtgtgtttgatgctcTTCAGCCCAGGAGTCAGGCGGCTCCCCTTGTCCCAGCTCGTGTCCTGATCTGAACAAGTCTCAGACGCTGAGCTCCTTATCAGAGAGCGGAGCCGTTCTCGTGGAAGTCTGCTGTCTGCTCGTGCTGGCCGTCGATAATAAGGTATTATTTTGCTATCTAGAGCTATGTTTACAACACGCATGGTGCACGCAGTGCATTAGAATACACAGTTGAGAACAGCGCACATCAAATAAGAcacttatttaaaatgtgaatttaaatttTGGCTCCGGGCCTCCTGCGGTGCTCTTTGTTGAACGTTCCCTGTGGAGTTTTAGACTCTAGTAGCGCACACAGTAGGACGCAATGGTGTTATACTATTCCACTGATCAACTGATATTACAGCTAATTGTGTAGTTCTGTATTTATGGTATTTGTTGACAGCCAGAGGATTGTCATGAATTGGTTTTGTCtttcaggcagcagcagaggagctgtGTCTTCTGCTCAGCCAGGTCTTTCAGATCGTTTACACAGAATCAACCATCGACTTCTTGGACAGAGCCATTTATGACGGAGCAACTACACCTACCAGACACCTTTCTCTATACAGCGGTAAGGGCGGAAATTGACCTCCAGACTCTGTACACTCAGTCACAAGAATAGGAATAGATGAAAGACGGAATGAGACAAATTTCCCAGATTGTtagtttggtttcttttttttccagatgacTCTTCAAGCAAAGTAGATGTCAAGGAGGCCTTTGAAGAAGAAGCAAACACATTGTAAGTACGCAGTTGAAGATTTTGTCCCGTCTCCCGTCTGCTTGTCATTTTACAAGAGGTGCATTCTTCTCTCAGTCCTTTCCAAGAGGCAGAAGAAAACTCGCCATCACCTTCCACCCCAGCGTCCCCTCAGACGAAGACTGCAAGTGAAGGAGAGCTCAGCAccactgctgcagagctgctgcaggactaCATGACCACAGTATGAGCATTTCagcctctctttctttgtcccGTTTCTGGTTTTGAGAATCTTTTCACGCCGTACTAGTtcttgttttgaattttttttcaataacTTTTCCACTCTAGCTGCGGACCAAGCTGTCATCACAAGAGATCCAGCAGTTCGCTACGCTGCTCCATGAATACCGTAACGGTGCCTCCATCCACGAGTTCTGCATTAACCTGCGACAACTCTACGGGGACAGCAGGAAGTTCCTTCTACTTGGTGTGTACGCTCTGTATTCTCAgtatatatctatgtatataaGTTAAGATACATAGACCCCCTTTATAATCAGGCCCAACGAGATCTGGAGAAGTTCAAGCACAAGGCTGCACTTATGATACAATGTACACAACCAAAGTTTGTTTCTGGAAGCAGACATTTCCACACCTGCGtgagcttctgttttttttccaacttcaaactgtgtaaaaaaaaaattgtcctCACAGTGTTCGGTCACGGTTCAAGAGAAGCAACAAAGGAATCAAAGAACATCTATGATTTGCAAATGTCAACAAATGGAACAGAAAGTGGCGGCTGGTAACAAAGCTGCTgttgtgagagagtgagtgagtgagtggatAGGGCTCGGTGAGCCATCCATAGAGATGACAGAGGGAGGAGTTTCCAGGTTACCtgcaaaacacaccacacagagcTGCTTTGGACATAATGGTAGAATGACGTAACCAGTCTCTGAGTGGAGATAAAACAGGTAGTACTTGCTCAATTGTGCACCCGTGTGAATCCTCTTTTCGACATAAACCGGTCTAATGTTTGGTGTGTTCAGCCCCAGTTTTATTGTGCAGTTGCACTGAGACGTAATTACAGACACTAAGTAGCTGCTCTCAAAATGAACAGATGTGCTGATGTGGTCTGGATACGATTGCATGCCTGGGAATAGTTGAAGCAAACAGTCGACAGCAGTGTCACAGTCTGGCTTGGTTATATGCCAGTAAAGCCACAGCTCACTATCGCTTCCAGTTTTCCTGCCACAAACCGTTTCAAACCTACTTACATCTCTCCACGCGAAAAAAAGTGAGACattataaaatcattatttgtgGCTAAAAGTCCCATCTGCACGGCGGTCTCCTCAATATCTGCCATATCCAATATAAAATTCATTACATCACAATAAACGTTGTGAAACGTGAGTTATAAAGACAGATGTCATGTCAGACACAGTCCATGATGAAGTGCATGTCCCCCCTGCAGGCCTGCGTCCCTTCATACCAGAGAAGGACAGCCAGCACTTTGAGAACTTCCTCGAGACCATCGGCGTGAAGGACGGCCGAGGTATCATCACAGACAGCTTCGGCCGTTACCGGCGGACGGCCAGCTCCGCCTCCGATTCCACCACCAACGGCAACGGAGCAGCCGGCGGAAGCGCCGCCTCAGACGAGGGCCAGGAGGCCTCAGAGGGAGACGAATGGGACCGCATGATCACTGATATCAGCAATGACATTGAAGCTCTCGGCTGCAGTATGGACCAGGAGGGGGTGACACCGTGACATGGCCGAGGGAGCGAagaaggtttttttgtttttttttgcaagagcTGACATAGAATGGCAGCCGATCCTCAAATGAACAGTAGGCATGAGCTGAACGGATCAGATGAAGGTGGTCCTTAGCACTGACCTAAGATTTGGTTAATTGTATTTTCCTCTAATTGTCAAGAGGACGTTCTACAGTCCCTACGCACTCGCAGGAAACCTCAACCTGTcaccacaaaaacatgaagtcaaCAAATGCACTTACCCTGTAGGTGAAACGCAgtcatttggcttttttttttttgcatcgcAGAGGGATTGATGGCCtctgatatatttttaaagtttctttttgtaCTCATTTATTGGCAGTATCTGCCACTGCTGTCTGCAATGTAGCGGAAATGTCCAGAGTCTTTGAGAATATTTCCGAATGAATGTCCTCAAAGATTCTGGAGAATCCCATCGGAGGATTGTGTACATGTTTTTAGAAGGTTAAGTCTGAGGCTGTACTggtttgtgctttttttgtatCACTATAGGTCAATCAGCTTCATCCACCAGGAGaacttcatttatttcacacgtgtgtgttgctgtgagAGTGTAACATTTTtgctatatttttatatatatatatataattttgtttttcagtaagATTTGTgtaccactttttttttttttttacactatcaTTTGTTAtcagtgtttattcatttatataatttTGACTTACTCAAACTGACCAAGgaaatgctgtaaaaaaaacaaaaaaaaattctcattCAATTCATGCGATTTGAGTGGGGACTGTATTTGACAAAGCCAGTTATGGCTGATGTAaatttatgatttttgtttttgttttgttcttctcctGCAGGTCATCTTATGTCTTTGTGACATTGCATTTATCTGTCATTGTGCCTTTACACTGCAGTACTGCTGCCAACTGTCTGTCACACGCAGACAGGTAATTATGAACTGTAACTACAGTTGAGCAAATCATGGTTATTAAATAACGGCTACTTTAAACAGattgcctgttttttttgttgttggtgaaTTTACAAGCATTATGATTTTCTTCTGCTGCACGATCAGCAGTTTGAAGTGAGACTAAACCACCTTATTTAATTTGACCTCTGTGCGCCAAAAGTGACACCCGAGGAGACGGTTTCATAATCTGATCATCGTCTCTGACTGATCATCTGCTTGGATGCACCTAAGCTGCTTGTGGAGTTCCATCAAAGCAAATCGTGCTGGATGTCGCCCCAAAGTTGGGGATTAGTTTTGTGAGTCAGAGGGACGAGAAGTTGGCAGGACGGTTTGAGTCGAGCACATTCCATTCTGCCACGCCACTCACCGGGCTTTTAAACCGTTTTTCCTCACAGAGCTACTTTTTATATGATTTTTCCATCAGTaagtttttaaaacaacaacagacgtGAATGAGAAGATCTGCGTGATGTTGTCtgggttgtttgttttgggaGCAGAGGTATAGGGAGTGCATGTACAGACTGGAACACTACACCTGGGTTCAGATAGCCACTTTGGCTTGAGACACCGTCTGCCTCGAGACAAAAGGATGAGAAAATGAAGAAGCCTATGATCTCACTGACCGCACACAGATTCTCTCGTCACACAGGCGAACTATTCTTGGTTAGTTGTACCTGTTTGTGACAATGTTGCTTCATTAcaagtgattttaaaaagccattaatatttcatgtagTCATAGTTGCGGTTCAAAACATGCCTCGTTGTTTTGATGCAGAGGGGAGAGTAAATGATTGTTTTGGACGTGGTCCCCGTCTTTCTCACAGTACGTGGCAGAAGCCTAATGGGCCTCCTGTAAATTCTCTTCCTAATCCACTTTTAGACAGAACAGAATGACTTGTGAGTGCCTCATTCGAAGCAAGTAATTATTAAATAGATCAGTTGGTTTAACGCGGTCATTAAAAGATCCCACGCTGTTTTATGAAGAGTTTTCCAATTATCTTTACAACAACCACCGGAGCCCCTGTAGTGCCTTTATAGTGGCTTTATCACCTTGCATGAGCGCGCCTCATGAAGAAGAATCAGATgggtgtttgtttacatgtctgCCTGAAAACTTGATGATCTACCCGATGATTCAAGAAATGCTCTCCATTTTTGAATAAGAATTTTTACTTCATTTGAGTTGAAACATTCTGCTAAAACCTCCCTCGACTTTCTGCTAGTCGATAAAGGTTTGGTTGAATATATACTCTGTaaatacttttgttttaaaGCCACCGATATTTTTATAGTAACAATGGACAAAATAACTACTTGTGATGTGAACCCAAAGAGTGTAGTTCTCCTCCAGCatctttcttttggttttacagtctctaactttactgttttggttcacacTCAGCATTCCCACCATTACCTTGAATATGTTCAAGGTAATGGTGGCAAATATTTCAGATGAATCCACCGTATTTCATCTGCCCAGCACCGGTAGCTGCATATGCTGCAACCAGAGTGGGTGGAAACCGAAAGAGAGCTGGAAAGAGTTCACTGTATCAActtaaaaaaagcataaaatgttGTGTTAACAGCTAGTTTTCCAAGTTGCTCAAGAATAATTTAAGcttaaacaaatatataataaacaataacatgATACACATTGAAGAGCTTATGTTTTATACAAAGCACACAGCctaatccaaaaatgaaaaggaaactGCAAGTGAGGGGCTTTTTCCCAAATGAATATCCCACATAGAAAGCTATGTGTAAAAAGCTTTTCTTAGATCCAGGGCATGTTTAATATGTGTTCAGGAGCTGGTCCAGGTGTTCCTCTGACCTTATAaatctattttatatattctgAATCTGTCTCAACTCTCTAGGGGTGTAATTGAACCTCATGAGCCTGTAATGTGCCTTCATTTgtcaacaacaagaaaaagattGATTAAGCTCTTATTTCCATGCCGTGTTATTGCTAGTTAAATGTTGCTGGTTAAAGTTCTAGCTTTGCAACATGTCACAAATGAGGAAATTCTGTTTGTCTATGTATCGTGATCTTCTCTGAAGCTGTGGCGCTGGTCTTTAAACGTCTCATCCTTGCAGTAAATCTTTGCCGAGATGGAAGGCACTGAGGTTCTCCCGCACAAAAGGCTCGGTGTACCATTCAGTCTGGGATTCTCTCCGGTCTCACCCTGCGGTTCACCTTGGTGTGCTTTCTGTCAGCCGTTCATGCTTGGTGTTCACAGCTCTATCTTGGTGagaacagcagctctgtggtgTTACATCTGTAATATTCCTGGAACAGGACGGCAGCTACATTTCTAGTCGTAAACgtgaaaaataaaagctcttggtagacaaaatataaagatataaattAAGTGCATgcatcccttttttttaaatacacacacaaaaaaatcctaACACATTGTAATTTCCCTAGAACTGAATGCAGGTCATACTATTGAAGTAAACCAACTGCTTATGATCCCTAAATGCTGCATCAGGACTGTGGCTTTAGATAAAGAGCCTGGCCTTCATGCTTCAGCAGCAGAGATAGCGCCTGATTTCAGGCCTGTCAAGTCATTTTGTCATGCAAATGAGATGGTTTAGGcatgaaattaataaaatggCAAACTCCAGTGACAGCTGTTGAGCAGAACTGGAATCTAAACAAGTACAAAAATGCTTTTGTGAACAGTAGAACAATAGTGAcagtatttatttcattgttatAGCttacatataataaaaaatatattctggtggtgcaaataaaagaaatgaaaccacGTCCATCACCAGAAAAGTGTTTGGTGGCCCCTTTTGGCAGTCTTTCAGTCAAAAGGAGATTTCAGCGGCGATAAGCTCGCATAAAGCTGGAGCTCATGCATGAAAATCTCAGGCTCAGCAGAGTCATTCATGACATGCCATTTCAGACCCTCCAGATGGAGAGGACACAGGGATCAGCAAGCGAGTGTCTCACATGCAAAAAAACCTCCATGACCCTCGTGCTCATgtcctcacacatacacaaaactgTGGAGGCCCGGGTTGTTTTCCAACTGTTTCCAACAAGTTCTGTGCAGCATGCAGAGATGACAGCAATCTGCAGAACAAAAGCATGAGGACAAAAATGACAGAGAGGCTTATTTGAAGAAAGGAAgcgacaaaaaaacaaacatttcatgcaATTTTCCAAAGCTTAAAGGAATAATTCCAACTCCTGGAAGATACCATACCACTCTCATATTCctctcctggctgtagctttataaTTAACATACAATTATGAGAGTGGTATCACTCTGACTCTCAAAAAGACTCACcaaaaaagcaaataagtgtcTTGACAATAGGTCATAATATTACTTTCCACATCTGTACATGTACTACATGCCAAAAGGAATcctaaaactgcagttcagaAAAATGTAAGAGAATATGCTTCAGATTTTGTCGTGATGGCAGCAAATGAACGTTTGAAAAAGCAACACATCCAACGTCTTGATGGATTTTTTATTTCCAGTACATTTGCAAAAACATACCAAGCACTAAAAATGAACccattaatgtattttttcttttttaccaaaCAAGTTTTAAAGTATGTTTCAGTTGATTATATGCTTAGTAACACAAGCCAGGTGGCACTGTGCCTCCCTGTTCAGGGCACTTTGCAAGCTGAGACCAAGTATTGTGTTGGTACAACAAGCTAATCATATAATGTTGGAACAGTCTGAGCAGTAGTAGACGCAGATGTTAAACGTATCATTTCAGGTAATCTGCTCTATTTGTGGCAAACAAATTAGATGTGGTGTGACGTGATTATGTTCAGACTCGAGGGCCATTAAACCCTGAAACTCTTTTATTGAGACTATACTTCACTCGCATTGCAAACGCAAAACCTCCACAACCCAAAAGAAAATGAGTAAGGAAAGGTTTTATCATGACCGTCGACACAACAAGATCCacataatgaaatcatttgGTACACACAGAGATCTAGATGAGCTATAATTTCATGTTTACCCATGAAACCAAACCATGTTTTCGTTTCAAACGGACAGTGTCCTCTCAAATGGTTACTTTCAGATCACAATTAGAGCAATTAGACGAGGCAAAGCTCAAACCAAGACGCAAACATCAGCAAAGAACTTGAAAACCAGCAGACTTGACGATCGTTGGAAAGAataaatcatcttcatcatatGCTACTGTGCACTGACTCAAATATGCATTAGGTATAGTGTACAGTTTGTATCAATATTAAggcatctttttaaaaagcacaaaacatttaGATTAAGATCCAGGATGTggaacaaaaaatacaaatcttgACTGTCACTCACTCGCCACTACAGTCTGGCATTATACAGAGGTCTGTATGcagtaaaaatatattaaaatatttcactaacaaggaccacgcccaTACAGATGGagtttgaacatgtttattacaagtgACGTTCGGGAAGCATGGGTGGTATGCTGTGGGAGGGTTTAGGGAAAGAGAGGGTTAGAGGGTtcgagggatggagggatgggggTCGGAGGATGAGGGATGTTAGGgcgagggatgaagggagggaggaaggggtgAGGGGAGGAAGGGCGAgggggatgagggatgaagggaaggagggatgaggCGGGACCATCGGCAGAGTGGTCCTGAGGTTGACCGGAGGAATCCTGGAAGGAACCTGTGGGGATGGAGACTCTGAGTGGGGGAACCGTCTCTCTGCGACTCTAGGATTAGAGCCCCTGGTTCCTGTGTGGGAATGGAGATGAGAAAAGGGGAGACAAAGCGAGAAAGAGGGTATGGGGGGGTGGGATGTGACAGCGGCGCCAAAGAAGGAGTGGAAGGAAGAGGGAGTGCTTAAGTACGTGGAGAACGGAAATTGAACGAGTACGAGGCGTGGCCCTTATTCCCGAACCCGGTTTATAAAAACCCCATTCAAACTCTGCTTGAAGAGAGAAACCACGAAAGTCCCAGGAAACAGCTTGAGAGTGCTTTAGTTTAAAAACTGTACATCAAAATGGCCTAAAGGTCTGAAATCTGCTGCAGTTttaagagtgagagagagagactgtatATAGCTGCCATGTATAGTTTAGTGGCAAAAACACTTTACTGTACTATAATCTTCTTCTAAATAATATACATTACCTAAATGTCTCTCTTTGATTATAGGGATTGTAAAACAAGGTTTTCATCTAGGTTTATCCTCACATCA encodes:
- the ccm2 gene encoding cerebral cavernous malformations protein 2 homolog, which codes for MEDDVKKVKKAGIVSPFKRVFLKGEKGRDKKAQEKATERRALHTFSLSQPDHRIDPDILLNDYIEKEVKYLGQLTSVPGYLNPSSRTEVLQLIDTARKSHQLAGQLTSEQDAVVSLSAYNIKLVWRDGEDIILRVPIHDIAAVSYIRDDSLHLVVIKTAQESGGSPCPSSCPDLNKSQTLSSLSESGAVLVEVCCLLVLAVDNKAAAEELCLLLSQVFQIVYTESTIDFLDRAIYDGATTPTRHLSLYSDDSSSKVDVKEAFEEEANTFPFQEAEENSPSPSTPASPQTKTASEGELSTTAAELLQDYMTTLRTKLSSQEIQQFATLLHEYRNGASIHEFCINLRQLYGDSRKFLLLGLRPFIPEKDSQHFENFLETIGVKDGRGIITDSFGRYRRTASSASDSTTNGNGAAGGSAASDEGQEASEGDEWDRMITDISNDIEALGCSMDQEGVTP